One genomic window of Psychrobacillus sp. INOP01 includes the following:
- a CDS encoding bifunctional oligoribonuclease/PAP phosphatase NrnA: MKRQIIDTIEKYDKIILHRHVRPDPDAYGSQIGLKELIALNYPTKKVLATGTHDDTLNFLAHPDNVSDEDFQDALIIVTDTANTERIDDARYKLGSFLLKIDHHPNDDAYGDLLWVNPEASSVSEMICELFVEAKEYKQWKMDTSIARLLFAGIVGDTGRFMFQSTTKQTMDFAGELLTYDFDSTALYNGMYEVERNLLQLKGYVYANFEMDETGVGHVKLTKEILQKYKVDQSEASLLVSALADVKGMKCWVFFIEDSSEIRVRLRSKGPVINGIAKKYGGGGHPLASGAAVKNWEEAALVIEDLKML; the protein is encoded by the coding sequence ATGAAAAGACAAATCATAGACACAATCGAAAAGTATGACAAAATTATTTTGCATCGCCATGTTAGACCTGATCCAGATGCCTATGGTTCGCAAATCGGATTAAAAGAGCTCATTGCATTAAATTATCCAACAAAGAAAGTCTTAGCAACCGGCACTCATGATGATACATTAAATTTTCTTGCTCATCCTGACAATGTTTCCGACGAGGATTTTCAAGATGCTTTAATCATTGTTACAGATACAGCAAATACGGAAAGAATTGATGATGCTCGCTATAAACTAGGAAGTTTTCTTTTGAAAATAGATCATCATCCTAATGATGATGCCTATGGCGATTTGCTGTGGGTAAATCCAGAAGCTAGTTCTGTTAGTGAAATGATATGTGAGTTGTTCGTGGAAGCAAAAGAATATAAACAGTGGAAAATGGATACTTCCATCGCACGTTTATTATTTGCAGGAATTGTAGGAGATACAGGTAGATTTATGTTCCAAAGTACAACCAAGCAGACTATGGATTTTGCTGGAGAGTTGCTAACATATGATTTTGATAGTACTGCTTTATATAATGGAATGTATGAGGTTGAAAGAAATCTCCTTCAGCTAAAAGGCTATGTATATGCAAACTTTGAAATGGATGAAACTGGTGTAGGCCATGTTAAACTAACGAAAGAAATTCTTCAAAAGTATAAAGTAGATCAATCAGAAGCATCTCTGCTAGTAAGTGCGCTAGCTGATGTGAAGGGTATGAAATGTTGGGTATTCTTTATAGAAGACTCCTCAGAAATTCGAGTTCGACTTCGTTCAAAAGGTCCTGTTATTAATGGAATAGCCAAAAAATATGGTGGTGGAGGACATCCACTTGCTTCAGGAGCTGCAGTAAAGAATTGGGAAGAAGCTGCTTTAGTTATAGAAGATTTAAAAATGTTGTAA
- the dnaE gene encoding DNA polymerase III subunit alpha — translation MKTVYPQIVTSADMLKSTIQLEPLTQKLKQNNARAAAITNSRLYGLLPFWHALHAQKIKPVLGLTVNVQLESNIVGLVLYAKDHNGYENLLKISSSIETRDITTLPKRWLEAYKSGLIAVYKGESSTSLEQLTELQRIFGHVNFYLAMDRPNGEKLDYEEIIIQLGEQLSIPITAFHMSRYIEKEDAFAYEVLNAMDQSLKMNDHARLKPSSNSLHLLSGEEWSEWFSDVPNWIENTEQMLNSCNVTIEKTALIMPKYPLPETKNSKDFLRELCEDGLSKRIKEITKPYLERLNYELSIINQMNYEDYFLIVQDFVKFSKQQNILTGPGRGSSASSLVAFSLNITDVDPLRYGLLFERFLNPERITMPDIDIDFADSRRMEVIQYVVEKYGKNYVSQIITFGTLSAKAAAREVARVFGFESTTLEAISSFIPAKPGITLNEAYTMSEKLREFIQTEDIRKKWFQVALALEGLPRNASTHAAGVVLSPVSLVDVIPIQGGHEDIYLTQWPMKEVEQVGLLKMDFLGLRNLTIIERILKIINYKQSNPFKLTEIPLHDELTFRLLQQGDTTGVFQLESAGMRQALKQINPTKFEDVVAVNALFRPGPMESIPLYAKRKAGQAPVSYEHPILEPILKETYGIIVYQEQIMQIASKMAGFTFGEADLLRRAVSKKNREVLQSERVHFVQKAILEGHSEQSASAVYDLIVRFADYGFPKSHAVAYSVISFQMAYLKAHFPVAFYSALLSIATGNQAKINELMMEMKQKDMAILAPSIFRSQRFFTVERGGVRFGLQAIKGVSYNFIQKLLQKRMERETKWEDIFDLASDLSAVHFTRKNVEPLIKAGALDEFGFERSTLLATLDAAVKYAELISPTEESDLFGGDASHFGKSKYIKSDPLPIMEKLQFEKEVLGQYFSEHPTVSKKKMLTDKFINIWDILQTTRDMPVKIVGLIQDIKRIRTKKGEAMAFLTVQDDTGSLSVTLFPEEYAKFNTLLKEQEMLVITGKSERRNGRSQIITKYMEK, via the coding sequence ATGAAAACAGTATATCCACAAATTGTGACATCGGCGGATATGCTGAAGAGCACAATACAATTGGAACCACTTACGCAAAAGCTAAAACAGAATAATGCGAGGGCAGCTGCCATAACAAATAGTAGATTGTATGGATTACTGCCTTTTTGGCATGCATTACATGCGCAAAAGATTAAACCTGTACTTGGACTCACCGTAAATGTTCAATTAGAGTCAAATATTGTAGGTCTGGTGTTATACGCTAAAGATCATAATGGTTATGAAAATTTGTTAAAAATATCAAGTAGTATCGAGACAAGAGATATTACAACGCTACCTAAGAGATGGTTAGAAGCATATAAAAGTGGATTGATCGCTGTTTACAAAGGAGAGTCTTCTACTTCGTTAGAGCAGCTTACTGAATTACAAAGGATATTTGGACATGTAAATTTCTACCTAGCAATGGACCGACCTAACGGTGAAAAACTAGACTACGAAGAAATAATCATCCAGTTGGGTGAACAGTTGTCTATACCAATTACTGCATTCCATATGAGTCGATACATAGAAAAAGAAGATGCTTTCGCATATGAAGTATTAAATGCGATGGATCAATCGCTTAAAATGAATGATCATGCTCGCTTAAAACCATCTTCCAATTCCCTTCATCTCCTTTCTGGTGAAGAATGGAGTGAATGGTTTTCAGATGTTCCAAACTGGATTGAAAACACAGAGCAGATGCTAAATAGCTGTAATGTTACTATAGAAAAAACAGCTTTGATTATGCCTAAATATCCATTGCCCGAAACGAAGAATTCTAAGGACTTCTTAAGAGAGCTTTGTGAGGATGGACTGAGTAAACGGATAAAGGAAATTACGAAACCATATTTAGAGCGTCTAAATTATGAATTGTCCATTATTAACCAAATGAACTATGAGGACTATTTTTTAATCGTTCAGGATTTTGTGAAGTTTTCTAAACAACAAAACATATTAACCGGTCCGGGTCGTGGATCTTCCGCCAGCTCACTTGTAGCATTTTCTTTGAATATTACCGACGTAGATCCCCTTCGGTATGGTTTACTTTTTGAGCGGTTTTTAAATCCAGAACGAATTACAATGCCGGATATTGATATTGATTTTGCGGATTCGAGAAGGATGGAAGTTATTCAATATGTCGTAGAGAAGTATGGAAAGAACTATGTCTCCCAAATTATTACGTTTGGTACATTGTCAGCAAAAGCTGCTGCTAGAGAAGTTGCTAGAGTGTTTGGATTTGAGTCCACCACCTTGGAAGCTATTTCTTCTTTTATACCTGCAAAGCCCGGAATCACGTTAAATGAAGCATATACTATGTCTGAGAAATTGCGTGAGTTTATACAAACAGAAGACATTCGAAAAAAATGGTTTCAAGTCGCACTTGCTTTAGAGGGGCTACCAAGGAATGCCTCTACACATGCAGCAGGTGTGGTATTATCACCAGTTTCTTTGGTGGATGTTATTCCTATTCAAGGTGGGCATGAGGATATCTATTTAACTCAATGGCCGATGAAAGAAGTAGAACAAGTTGGATTACTCAAAATGGACTTTTTAGGGCTACGAAATTTGACCATTATTGAAAGAATTTTGAAGATCATAAATTATAAGCAATCAAACCCATTTAAATTAACGGAAATTCCGCTACATGATGAATTGACCTTTCGGCTACTCCAGCAAGGAGATACTACAGGTGTATTTCAATTAGAATCTGCCGGAATGCGACAAGCCCTAAAACAAATCAATCCAACAAAGTTTGAGGATGTAGTTGCAGTAAACGCATTATTTCGCCCAGGTCCAATGGAAAGCATACCTCTATATGCAAAACGAAAAGCAGGGCAGGCTCCCGTATCCTACGAACATCCCATATTAGAGCCGATTTTAAAAGAAACCTATGGCATTATAGTTTACCAGGAGCAGATTATGCAAATTGCCTCTAAAATGGCTGGATTTACTTTCGGAGAAGCCGATTTGTTACGTAGAGCTGTGAGCAAAAAAAATCGAGAAGTTTTACAAAGTGAACGTGTACATTTTGTTCAAAAAGCTATTCTAGAGGGGCATTCGGAACAGTCAGCTTCAGCAGTTTATGATTTAATCGTCCGATTTGCTGACTATGGTTTTCCAAAAAGTCATGCTGTAGCCTATAGCGTTATTTCTTTTCAAATGGCTTATTTAAAAGCACATTTCCCAGTAGCTTTTTATAGTGCATTATTGAGCATAGCTACCGGAAACCAAGCGAAGATAAATGAGTTAATGATGGAAATGAAACAAAAAGACATGGCGATTCTTGCTCCCTCTATTTTTCGTAGTCAACGCTTCTTCACAGTTGAAAGAGGAGGAGTGCGGTTTGGTTTACAAGCCATAAAAGGGGTTTCCTATAATTTTATACAAAAATTATTACAGAAACGTATGGAACGAGAAACCAAATGGGAAGATATATTTGACTTAGCTTCTGATTTGTCAGCTGTTCATTTTACAAGAAAAAATGTAGAACCATTGATCAAAGCAGGCGCTCTAGATGAATTCGGTTTTGAGAGATCGACTCTGCTAGCTACTTTAGACGCCGCTGTTAAATATGCTGAATTGATAAGTCCCACAGAGGAATCAGATTTATTTGGTGGCGATGCTTCCCACTTTGGAAAGTCTAAGTATATAAAATCAGATCCACTTCCAATTATGGAGAAGCTACAATTTGAAAAAGAAGTTTTAGGTCAATACTTCTCAGAGCATCCTACAGTTTCTAAGAAGAAAATGTTAACAGATAAATTTATAAATATTTGGGATATATTGCAGACAACAAGAGATATGCCTGTAAAGATAGTTGGACTAATACAGGACATAAAACGAATTCGTACAAAAAAAGGAGAAGCAATGGCTTTTCTAACTGTACAGGACGATACTGGTAGCTTGTCAGTAACACTTTTTCCAGAGGAATATGCAAAATTCAATACGTTATTAAAAGAGCAGGAAATGCTTGTTATCACTGGAAAGTCAGAGCGTAGAAACGGTCGCTCTCAAATTATTACTAAATATATGGAGAAGTAA
- a CDS encoding FadR/GntR family transcriptional regulator — translation MNPTNNPKKMFLEIVKQLRQLITEENVAVGGKLPSERELAERLQVGRSTVREALRSLELLGLIETRRGEGTFLSDYRKHRLVEVLSTFILQESKSKEDVHTTRHALEKDAIHTISNSKRLYELHIWDAFKEKLIVEEIIREDIIREIIIISNNRLGLKIWFLLKQFAGEPYLENMSLEEKSHWIQLLTAMQNGEEHQAISLYNEWLLLINRGDV, via the coding sequence ATGAACCCAACTAATAATCCTAAAAAAATGTTTCTGGAAATAGTAAAGCAGTTGAGACAGCTAATTACAGAAGAAAATGTTGCTGTTGGTGGTAAATTGCCTTCTGAAAGGGAACTAGCAGAGCGACTTCAAGTAGGCAGATCAACAGTCAGGGAAGCACTTAGGAGTTTAGAATTACTCGGTTTAATAGAAACACGTCGAGGAGAAGGTACTTTTCTATCGGATTATCGCAAGCATCGACTAGTTGAGGTGCTATCTACATTTATCCTACAAGAGTCTAAATCGAAGGAAGATGTGCATACAACGAGACATGCGTTAGAAAAAGATGCAATCCATACAATTAGTAACTCTAAGAGACTTTATGAACTACATATATGGGACGCCTTTAAAGAAAAACTTATAGTAGAAGAAATAATTCGAGAAGATATAATTCGTGAAATTATAATCATCTCCAATAATCGATTAGGTTTAAAAATATGGTTTTTGTTAAAACAGTTTGCAGGAGAGCCTTACTTAGAGAATATGAGTCTAGAAGAGAAATCCCATTGGATTCAGCTTCTTACTGCTATGCAAAATGGAGAAGAACACCAAGCGATATCTCTATATAATGAATGGCTTTTGTTAATTAATAGGGGAGATGTATAA
- a CDS encoding DRTGG domain-containing protein has protein sequence MTTKHEQILAYIEKLPVGDKISVRQIAKDLTVSEGTAYRAIKEAETRRLVSTIERVGTIRIELKKKEHFERLTYAEVVNIVDGQVLGGKTGLHKTLNKFVIGAMQLEDMMRYVEPSNLLIAGNRLKVHETALQAGAAVLVTGGFDVTENTKRLSDELELPVISTSFDTFTVATMINRAIDDQLIKKDVLLIEDIYVPLQETSYLYSTDKVKQYRVLNDVTTHGVFPVVDASKKLVGIITARDVIGKSNNEPIEKVMTKNPISVTMKTSVSSASHRMIWEGVDLLPVVRDTNYLEGVISRQDVLKALQAAARQPQNGETIDDIVKQQIKIISTEDFIFEFVVTPQMTDHYGAMSNGAFTILVTETGAQTLKIRKRGESVVENLTIYYTKPIQLESILRIQARVLELSRKVAKMDIEIFNDKLLVGKAMVTYQLLER, from the coding sequence ATGACAACAAAACATGAACAAATTTTAGCATACATTGAAAAACTTCCAGTTGGCGATAAAATATCTGTGAGACAAATAGCAAAAGATTTGACTGTCAGTGAGGGGACAGCCTATCGTGCGATTAAAGAGGCAGAAACTAGAAGGCTAGTTAGTACAATAGAACGAGTAGGGACGATTCGCATCGAGTTAAAGAAAAAAGAGCATTTCGAGCGTTTAACCTATGCAGAAGTAGTAAACATTGTGGATGGACAGGTTTTAGGTGGAAAAACCGGATTGCATAAAACATTAAACAAATTTGTCATTGGTGCAATGCAACTTGAAGATATGATGCGGTATGTAGAACCAAGTAATCTATTAATAGCAGGAAATCGACTAAAGGTTCATGAAACTGCGTTACAAGCAGGTGCAGCAGTATTGGTTACAGGTGGCTTTGATGTTACAGAGAATACAAAAAGGTTATCGGACGAGCTAGAGCTTCCTGTCATATCCACTAGTTTTGATACATTTACCGTAGCTACGATGATTAATCGTGCCATTGATGACCAACTTATTAAAAAAGATGTGTTATTAATCGAGGATATATATGTTCCACTCCAAGAGACGTCGTATTTGTACTCTACAGATAAAGTCAAACAGTACCGAGTACTGAATGATGTTACGACGCATGGTGTTTTCCCAGTAGTAGATGCATCGAAGAAACTAGTAGGAATTATTACTGCGAGAGATGTCATCGGTAAATCGAATAATGAACCAATTGAAAAAGTTATGACTAAGAATCCGATTTCTGTCACGATGAAAACAAGTGTATCTTCTGCGAGCCATCGAATGATCTGGGAGGGTGTAGACTTGTTGCCAGTGGTCCGCGATACAAATTATTTAGAGGGCGTCATTAGTAGACAAGATGTATTAAAGGCACTACAAGCTGCTGCTAGACAACCACAAAATGGTGAAACGATAGACGACATTGTAAAGCAACAAATAAAAATCATTTCTACAGAAGATTTTATATTTGAATTTGTTGTTACACCACAAATGACAGATCATTATGGCGCTATGTCCAATGGTGCTTTTACGATATTAGTAACCGAAACCGGGGCACAAACTTTGAAAATTCGTAAACGTGGAGAAAGTGTCGTGGAGAATTTGACCATTTACTATACGAAGCCAATTCAGCTAGAAAGTATCCTACGCATTCAAGCCAGAGTGTTAGAATTGAGCAGAAAAGTAGCGAAGATGGATATAGAAATCTTTAATGACAAACTATTAGTCGGAAAAGCTATGGTAACGTATCAGTTACTGGAAAGATAA
- a CDS encoding metal-dependent hydrolase, whose product MQISYHGHSVVKIKTNTHTIIIDPFITGNGQTDLNACEEKVDVILLTHGHNDHFGDTVDLAKRNNATVIATFELANYIESFGINVHAMGIGGAYDFEFGRVKFTQAFHSNSYTTENGEIIYGGMPAGVLLTLQDKTIYHAGDTALFGDMKLIGERNNIDVAFLPIGDNFTMGPEDAAYAVQLLKPQIVVPVHFNTFPPIKQDPQIFKRLVDTAEVQVLNAGEFVRLTRD is encoded by the coding sequence ATGCAAATTAGCTATCACGGACATTCAGTTGTGAAAATAAAAACAAATACACACACGATCATAATTGATCCTTTTATTACAGGAAATGGACAAACCGATTTAAACGCATGCGAAGAGAAAGTAGATGTTATTTTATTGACGCATGGTCATAATGATCATTTTGGGGATACAGTTGACCTTGCAAAAAGAAATAATGCCACGGTGATCGCGACTTTCGAACTTGCCAACTATATCGAATCATTCGGTATTAATGTGCATGCAATGGGTATAGGGGGGGCTTATGATTTTGAGTTTGGGAGAGTGAAATTCACACAAGCATTCCATAGCAATTCTTATACAACAGAGAATGGAGAAATTATATACGGTGGAATGCCAGCAGGAGTCCTTCTTACTTTACAAGATAAAACAATCTATCATGCAGGGGATACAGCTTTGTTTGGAGATATGAAACTAATAGGGGAACGCAATAATATTGATGTTGCGTTTCTTCCAATTGGAGATAATTTTACAATGGGTCCAGAGGATGCTGCGTATGCAGTGCAACTATTAAAACCTCAAATTGTAGTACCTGTGCACTTTAATACGTTTCCTCCGATAAAACAAGATCCGCAAATATTCAAAAGGCTTGTGGATACTGCAGAAGTTCAGGTGTTGAACGCAGGAGAGTTTGTTCGATTGACTCGTGACTAG
- a CDS encoding YtpI family protein, whose protein sequence is MLNIILVAAIVVTFVWYFYFKTKQFRTTLPIRKKWYGAKASICLGTFLLFFGINFLIIYQSSITYVVAGLFILLGGYFTYHNVKVAKHYGQFVVEELSINQ, encoded by the coding sequence ATGCTTAATATTATATTAGTAGCTGCAATAGTAGTTACATTTGTTTGGTATTTTTATTTTAAAACGAAACAATTCCGCACAACATTACCTATTCGTAAAAAATGGTATGGTGCAAAAGCTTCTATATGCCTTGGTACTTTTTTGTTATTTTTCGGTATTAACTTTTTAATCATTTACCAGTCTTCCATAACCTATGTTGTTGCTGGTCTGTTTATCTTGCTAGGAGGTTATTTTACTTATCATAATGTAAAAGTGGCCAAGCATTACGGGCAATTCGTAGTAGAAGAATTATCTATAAATCAATGA